The Drosophila innubila isolate TH190305 chromosome 2L unlocalized genomic scaffold, UK_Dinn_1.0 4_B_2L, whole genome shotgun sequence genome segment ACTGCTTGGTCTGGTAGCCACTGCCAGCACCGCCGGCACCACCAAAGTTGCCCGAGCTGGACGACTGTTGTCCGGCATTCAGACCCAAGTTGCTTTGGGCGTTGAGGCCGGAGTTGGCCAAGAGTGAGCCACTACCAAGCAGATTACCCTGGCTACCACCAAACAAAGAACCGCTCAGGAGTGAACCGCTGCTGCCGGCATTCAAACCGGCACTCAAACCGCTGGCAGTGTTCAAATTGCTCATGGAGTTCATGGAGCTGCCGGTGTTCATGGAGCTGGCAGAGTTGAAGCCATAGTTGGAGTTGAAGGCATTTGAGCCACCCAGTTGAACTTGATTGGCGGCAGCGAGGCCGGCACCACTGCTTTGGGTATTGCCAGAGGAAACTTGTTGCTTGGCCGTCAGATGGGCCTGGTTAATTAGGTGATGCAGCTGTGAGTTGCCGCCAAAGTTGTAGCCAGCATTTTGTCCTGTCGTGAATTGCGTCTGGGCACCTGAACGTTGGCCAAAGTTGCTACCAAAGTTGCTATCAAAAGCAGCATTCTGGTTGACCTTGAAGGCGGAATTGGTGCCAAAGGTGGAGCCAACATTTGAGCCATAAGTATAGCGGGCCGAGGGCTGCTGAACGATCTGGGGAGCCGAAGATGATGAGGTTGTCACCTTGCGGTGATAATATTGCTCGGAGGAGCCAGCGGGTTGAGCCACTTGGACGTACTGCACCGTCGGCTGCTTCTGCTCGACAACGCGCTCCACATGCTGCACGTACTGCTGCGAGGCACCGGGCATTGTGTAGACAACCTGCTGTGGTGCAGCTGACACCACACGCTCGGTGTGTTGCACATACTCCATATTATTACCACTGGAAGTGGGCATTGTCAGGGCCACAGGAGCTTGCACATTTCTGGCGAGCAGAGCCTCAGAGTTGACGGTGTTGGTTCCAGCACCACCAAAGTT includes the following:
- the LOC117781122 gene encoding uncharacterized transmembrane protein DDB_G0289901 isoform X1, encoding MKSILVLALCLGVACADFNAEVLSSRQKREDFHSRHYSAHQQAIETARRNAGLSGYSASGSNSFGSSGSNSYGSMGSNSFGAGGTAELTHGGGVGGSLGNLESSYDSVGAVEGVDSSSLGGGAGYVGNSGAGYGASNQAAFGANNAASFGSNSAFAANSAFHTSHSANFNAASSHNVASNVEFADNNNAGTEVNFGGAGTNTVNSEALLARNVQAPVALTMPTSSGNNMEYVQHTERVVSAAPQQVVYTMPGASQQYVQHVERVVEQKQPTVQYVQVAQPAGSSEQYYHRKVTTSSSSAPQIVQQPSARYTYGSNVGSTFGTNSAFKVNQNAAFDSNFGSNFGQRSGAQTQFTTGQNAGYNFGGNSQLHHLINQAHLTAKQQVSSGNTQSSGAGLAAANQVQLGGSNAFNSNYGFNSASSMNTGSSMNSMSNLNTASGLSAGLNAGSSGSLLSGSLFGGSQGNLLGSGSLLANSGLNAQSNLGLNAGQQSSSSGNFGGAGGAGSGYQTKQWEKQSKWSSQSEFDSDGHVKNYKDLATGESENYNINGKQFGYNAATASVDDNGKTSTYSVHS
- the LOC117781122 gene encoding uncharacterized transmembrane protein DDB_G0289901 isoform X2 produces the protein MKSILVLALCLGVACADFNAEHYSAHQQAIETARRNAGLSGYSASGSNSFGSSGSNSYGSMGSNSFGAGGTAELTHGGGVGGSLGNLESSYDSVGAVEGVDSSSLGGGAGYVGNSGAGYGASNQAAFGANNAASFGSNSAFAANSAFHTSHSANFNAASSHNVASNVEFADNNNAGTEVNFGGAGTNTVNSEALLARNVQAPVALTMPTSSGNNMEYVQHTERVVSAAPQQVVYTMPGASQQYVQHVERVVEQKQPTVQYVQVAQPAGSSEQYYHRKVTTSSSSAPQIVQQPSARYTYGSNVGSTFGTNSAFKVNQNAAFDSNFGSNFGQRSGAQTQFTTGQNAGYNFGGNSQLHHLINQAHLTAKQQVSSGNTQSSGAGLAAANQVQLGGSNAFNSNYGFNSASSMNTGSSMNSMSNLNTASGLSAGLNAGSSGSLLSGSLFGGSQGNLLGSGSLLANSGLNAQSNLGLNAGQQSSSSGNFGGAGGAGSGYQTKQWEKQSKWSSQSEFDSDGHVKNYKDLATGESENYNINGKQFGYNAATASVDDNGKTSTYSVHS